One Candidatus Omnitrophota bacterium DNA segment encodes these proteins:
- a CDS encoding DUF1080 domain-containing protein, translated as MKKGAGLILFFSVLTLAMANATASENNDGWIGLFNGENLDGWKAVENPSSISVRDGMIVGDGPRAHLFYIGPVANLDFKNFIFRAEVLTVTGTNSGVFFHTKYEESSSPSQGYEAQINNSMPREKVKTGSLYQVKNLYETSVKDNQWFTLEIMVQGKRIVVKVDDKTLMDFTEPPDHMPPKSHPGRFLSSGTFALQNHDPKSRVYFRNIRVKILPD; from the coding sequence ATGAAAAAAGGCGCAGGGTTGATTTTATTCTTTTCCGTCTTGACTCTAGCCATGGCCAACGCAACGGCTTCGGAAAACAACGACGGATGGATCGGCCTGTTCAACGGCGAGAATCTCGACGGTTGGAAAGCGGTGGAGAATCCCTCTTCCATTTCCGTGCGGGATGGGATGATCGTAGGCGACGGTCCCCGCGCCCATCTCTTCTATATCGGGCCGGTTGCGAACCTTGATTTCAAGAATTTCATTTTCCGGGCGGAAGTGTTGACGGTAACGGGAACCAATTCCGGCGTCTTTTTCCATACGAAATACGAGGAAAGTTCATCGCCCAGCCAAGGCTACGAAGCGCAAATCAACAACTCCATGCCGCGCGAGAAGGTCAAGACGGGCAGCCTTTATCAAGTGAAGAACCTTTACGAGACCAGCGTGAAAGACAACCAATGGTTTACGCTGGAGATCATGGTCCAAGGCAAGCGCATCGTAGTGAAAGTGGACGATAAAACGTTGATGGATTTCACGGAGCCGCCGGATCACATGCCGCCGAAAAGCCATCCCGGACGATTTCTCTCCAGCGGAACCTTTGCCCTGCAAAATCACGATCCCAAGAGCCGGGTGTATTTCAGAAATATCCGAGTCAAAATTCTGCCCGATTAA
- a CDS encoding PfkB family carbohydrate kinase, with product MTKHYDMLILGHISKDENITPDSRELSIGGAVVYSSVTAKRIGANLLALTKLNQNDQSALEIFSKHDVPYIYRNSRQSTSIRNTYFTPDRDKRKCEALGAADPFVIADIPDDVEADIYYLGGLMKGEFQEELIAQLAQRGKIATDAQGFLRVNENGPMVFKDWDRKREILPLVTYLKTDAAEAEILTGEKDAEKAARLLHSWGAQEVMVTSSPGVLVLAEEHIYFFPFTSKNLTGRTGRGDTCFSTYCYWRMHHSPKASCLLSAALTSLKMETPGPFSGELADVESAIVERYGLEKETIRDYTKPY from the coding sequence ATGACTAAACATTACGACATGCTGATATTAGGACATATATCCAAAGACGAAAATATAACCCCGGACAGCCGCGAATTGTCGATCGGCGGCGCCGTAGTCTATTCGTCCGTAACGGCCAAGCGGATCGGCGCCAATCTTCTGGCTTTGACGAAATTAAATCAAAACGACCAATCCGCCTTGGAAATTTTTTCGAAGCATGACGTCCCTTATATCTATAGAAACTCCCGCCAATCCACTTCCATCCGCAATACTTATTTCACGCCCGACCGCGACAAGCGAAAATGCGAAGCCCTCGGCGCCGCCGATCCATTCGTCATCGCCGACATTCCCGACGATGTCGAAGCGGATATTTATTATTTGGGCGGATTGATGAAAGGCGAATTTCAGGAAGAGTTAATCGCGCAATTGGCGCAGCGCGGTAAGATCGCGACTGACGCTCAAGGTTTTCTGCGCGTCAACGAAAACGGACCGATGGTTTTTAAGGATTGGGATCGCAAGCGGGAAATTCTTCCTCTCGTAACCTACTTGAAAACGGATGCCGCCGAAGCGGAAATTCTCACCGGCGAGAAAGACGCCGAGAAAGCGGCGCGTCTATTGCATAGCTGGGGCGCGCAGGAAGTGATGGTTACTAGTTCGCCCGGCGTTTTGGTTCTCGCGGAAGAACATATCTATTTCTTTCCCTTCACTTCAAAAAACCTAACCGGCAGAACCGGCAGAGGCGATACCTGCTTCAGTACGTATTGCTATTGGCGGATGCATCATTCTCCAAAAGCCTCCTGTCTGCTGTCGGCGGCGCTGACCTCCTTGAAAATGGAAACTCCCGGCCCCTTTTCCGGCGAGCTCGCCGATGTGGAGTCCGCTATTGTGGAGCGATACGGTTTGGAGAAAGAAACGATTCGGGATTATACTAAACCCTATTAA
- a CDS encoding PocR ligand-binding domain-containing protein, with product MQSNILLTVEDKPDTISLLSELAAKYFPEYRLLTAASTEEGLALASERDVDGVILDVRSPRIDGLEMCRRLKADERTAHIPIALLTDHISSPEFFAQCLEAGADDFIANPNGGVELAAKIRVLLRMKKAEDNLRALNARMDEIVEERTRELLESERKYRFLSENVQDVIWTIDNDFRFTYISPSIRYLRGYEPEEAIMQTFEETMTPESHQLVQEAYARYLEAEAQGRINKIDYLEIQQKRKDGSLVWVEIKIQPILNNKGQRIGFIGVNREIAERKRAKEALRESEGRVRANIDVILSPEGDMGALELSDIINVPAIQAIMNSFFRITHIGIGIIDLYGKVLVATGWQDICTKFHRIHAETNKYCVESDLELSSGIKPGAFQLYKCKNNMWDLATPIVIGGKHVGNIFLGQFLFDDETPDYIAFRGQARRYGFDEEEYIAALDRVPRWSRETVNNVMTFYAQLANLISTQSYSNIKLAQTLAGRKQAEEALRKSEEWRRTVLRKAMDGFWVVDLQGRLLEVNETYCRMSGYSAQELLAMRINDLDVLETIDVTASRIQKIMAQSEERFESQHRRKDGSIFDVEISAQFQPAEGGRFVVFLRDITERKRAEAALQEQIRLNKIFMDSMPCAALLIHPITRKIVAANRKGMEAGAVLGTQCFNTWIKRDDPCPWCLAVEKRTCGPPQQREVEHHGAIWDVHWIPVSEDLFLHYAFDITEKRQMEKQLLQAQKLEALGTLSGGIAHDFNNILTAIMGYTHLAYSSNHDPELVLEYLSIVLKASERAKNLIGQILAFSRKHDMDKHPFPIDLTIKEGLKLLRSTLPTTIEIKQNIDSDSMVMGDLNQIHQILMNLCMNAAHAMRDQGNLLEVSLIDREIQENIPLPLSDLPPGKYVCLTVKDNGHGIDPLIRDRIFDPFFTTKDKSEGTGLGLSVVLGIVKNHNGGIQLDSVLGQGTTFYVYLPVCNDAEKKQKENTSLQMGNGEWILFSDDEEYLRDLGRKMLETLGYRSVVCADGKEALEAFLLDPMKFALVMTDQTMPRMTGMQLAQEILHRRPDIPILLYTGYDERVTSESAAAAGIRDVEMKPVSIEHLSIVLAKLLSAKN from the coding sequence ATGCAAAGTAATATTTTGCTAACCGTCGAAGATAAACCGGATACGATTTCCCTACTGAGCGAATTGGCGGCAAAATACTTTCCCGAATATCGTCTCCTGACAGCGGCGTCCACAGAAGAAGGTTTGGCCTTAGCCTCCGAAAGGGATGTGGATGGCGTTATCCTTGATGTTCGATCGCCTCGCATAGACGGATTGGAGATGTGCCGGAGATTGAAAGCCGATGAGAGAACCGCCCATATTCCCATCGCGCTCCTTACGGATCATATAAGTTCGCCGGAATTCTTTGCGCAATGTTTGGAGGCGGGCGCCGACGATTTCATCGCCAATCCTAACGGCGGCGTCGAACTTGCGGCCAAAATCAGAGTCCTGCTGCGAATGAAAAAAGCCGAGGACAATCTGCGCGCATTAAACGCTCGTATGGATGAGATCGTGGAGGAACGAACGCGCGAGTTGCTGGAGAGCGAGCGCAAATACCGTTTTCTCTCCGAGAACGTCCAGGATGTGATCTGGACGATCGATAACGATTTTCGCTTTACATACATCAGCCCTTCGATACGCTATCTACGCGGCTACGAACCCGAAGAAGCGATAATGCAAACCTTCGAAGAGACCATGACGCCCGAATCGCACCAGCTCGTGCAAGAGGCTTATGCTAGATATTTGGAAGCCGAAGCCCAAGGACGGATAAATAAAATCGATTACCTGGAGATTCAGCAAAAACGAAAAGACGGGTCTTTGGTTTGGGTGGAAATCAAAATTCAACCCATCTTGAATAACAAAGGGCAACGGATTGGATTTATTGGCGTTAACAGAGAGATCGCCGAGCGCAAACGGGCTAAGGAGGCGCTGCGGGAAAGCGAGGGGCGGGTTCGAGCGAATATAGACGTTATCCTATCGCCGGAAGGAGATATGGGAGCGTTGGAGTTGTCGGATATCATCAATGTTCCGGCAATCCAGGCCATAATGAACAGTTTTTTCCGTATAACGCATATCGGCATCGGCATCATCGATCTTTATGGCAAAGTGCTGGTCGCTACTGGATGGCAGGATATCTGCACTAAGTTTCATCGCATCCACGCCGAAACGAACAAGTATTGCGTGGAAAGCGACTTGGAGCTCTCCAGCGGCATCAAACCCGGCGCATTCCAATTATACAAGTGCAAAAACAACATGTGGGATTTGGCGACGCCGATCGTTATCGGCGGCAAGCATGTTGGCAATATCTTTTTGGGTCAGTTTTTATTCGATGATGAAACGCCGGATTATATCGCTTTTCGCGGCCAAGCCAGACGATATGGATTCGATGAAGAAGAGTACATTGCCGCCCTTGATCGCGTACCTCGTTGGAGCCGCGAAACCGTCAATAACGTCATGACCTTTTACGCCCAGCTGGCCAACCTGATTTCAACGCAGAGTTACAGCAACATAAAACTAGCCCAAACGTTGGCCGGACGCAAACAAGCGGAGGAAGCGTTGCGCAAAAGCGAAGAATGGCGCCGGACAGTCCTCCGGAAGGCCATGGACGGCTTCTGGGTAGTGGATTTGCAGGGGCGTCTGCTGGAAGTCAACGAGACCTATTGCCGAATGAGCGGCTATAGCGCGCAGGAACTGCTGGCTATGCGTATAAACGATCTGGATGTTCTTGAAACCATCGACGTTACAGCTTCGCGCATCCAGAAGATCATGGCGCAGAGCGAGGAACGTTTCGAATCCCAACACCGCCGCAAGGATGGGAGCATTTTCGACGTTGAAATCAGCGCCCAATTCCAGCCCGCTGAAGGCGGGAGGTTTGTAGTATTTTTGCGGGACATCACCGAACGCAAGCGGGCCGAAGCGGCGCTGCAAGAACAGATTCGCCTCAACAAAATTTTTATGGACAGCATGCCCTGCGCGGCGTTACTTATCCATCCGATTACCCGCAAAATTGTCGCGGCGAATCGCAAGGGAATGGAAGCCGGCGCCGTTCTGGGGACGCAATGCTTCAATACTTGGATCAAACGGGACGATCCCTGTCCCTGGTGTCTTGCTGTTGAAAAAAGGACTTGCGGCCCACCTCAGCAGCGGGAAGTGGAACATCATGGCGCGATTTGGGATGTTCACTGGATTCCCGTATCCGAGGATTTGTTCCTGCATTACGCCTTCGACATTACGGAAAAACGGCAAATGGAGAAACAACTGCTTCAGGCGCAGAAATTGGAAGCCCTCGGAACCCTTTCCGGCGGCATCGCGCACGATTTTAACAATATCCTCACCGCTATAATGGGATATACCCATTTGGCCTATAGTTCCAACCACGATCCGGAATTGGTTCTGGAATACTTGAGCATTGTGTTGAAGGCTTCCGAGAGAGCCAAAAATCTGATCGGACAGATTCTAGCTTTCAGCCGGAAACACGATATGGATAAACATCCGTTTCCCATCGACTTGACGATCAAGGAAGGATTGAAGCTGTTGCGATCGACCTTGCCTACGACGATCGAAATCAAACAAAATATCGACAGCGATTCGATGGTCATGGGGGATTTGAATCAAATTCATCAAATACTGATGAATTTATGTATGAATGCGGCTCACGCTATGCGCGATCAAGGAAATCTTCTTGAAGTTTCCTTAATCGACCGGGAAATTCAAGAAAACATACCGCTCCCGCTCTCGGATTTGCCGCCGGGAAAATACGTTTGCCTTACGGTTAAAGACAACGGGCATGGCATCGATCCCCTTATCCGGGATCGAATCTTCGATCCTTTCTTTACGACGAAGGATAAAAGCGAAGGAACTGGCCTGGGGTTATCCGTCGTGCTGGGGATCGTGAAAAATCATAATGGGGGAATCCAATTGGATAGCGTCCTCGGTCAAGGGACTACCTTTTACGTTTATCTCCCCGTCTGTAATGATGCTGAAAAAAAACAAAAAGAAAACACTTCTCTGCAAATGGGGAACGGGGAATGGATTCTATTCTCCGACGACGAGGAATATTTGCGAGATTTGGGAAGAAAAATGCTGGAAACGCTGGGATATCGTTCGGTGGTATGCGCGGATGGAAAAGAAGCGTTAGAAGCCTTCCTTCTCGATCCGATGAAATTCGCTCTGGTAATGACCGATCAAACCATGCCCCGCATGACGGGGATGCAACTCGCCCAAGAAATTCTGCATCGGCGTCCGGATATTCCAATCCTTCTTTATACCGGCTATGACGAACGAGTTACTTCCGAATCCGCCGCAGCGGCCGGAATACGGGATGTCGAGATGAAGCCTGTAAGCATCGAACATTTGTCGATCGTTTTAGCCAAATTGTTATCGGCAAAAAACTGA